The bacterium genome contains the following window.
ATATTTGCCATCTCAAACAGGTATTTATTCAGACCCGCATCCCGGATAGTATCCTGGAACAGCCGCTCATGCGTCCTTGGTGTGCAGGAGGCAACCACTACCCGATTAAGATTATGCTCGCGGATCTTCTCCCTGATTAGCGCTTGCGAATCTTGACTACAGACATAAATCTTTTCCTCAGCACAAACTACATTTGGCAGCCCTTTGGCATACTCTACAACCTGGGGGACATCCACTACACCGGCAATATTTATCCCGCATCGGCAGACAAAGACACCAATCCTCGGTTCTTGACCGCGCACATCTATTTCTGGCGGATATTCCTTATGAATAATTTCACTGCCGCGCACTTCCCCAAGCAATTCCCCCACGCATGCCGCCGCACCTGAGGCTTGCATCACTGTCTCCGGTATATCCTTTGGCTCTGAGGAGGCACCACAGACATAAACGCCTGGTTTTGTGGTCGTAATTGGGTTAAATGTCGATGTCCCACAAAAACCATACTGATTCAGGTCCACACCAAGATTATTAGCCAATTCCTGAAGTTTAGCCCCCGGCTTTAAGCCAACAGAAAGCACTACCATCTCAAATTCTTCATCAACCAAGTCCCCATTTTCTGCAACATATCGAATTGTCAAATTATGGGTATTTGGGTCTTCCTTAACTGTGGAGACCATACATCGGATATACCGCACCCCATACTCATTTTTTGCCCGTTCGTAGTAAGCGTCAAACCCCTTGCCATACGCCCGAATATCCATAAAAAATATAGTTGGCTCAAGTCCATGGCTATGGTCCTTAGCGATGATGGCTTCCTTAGTCGCATACATACAGCAGACACTTGAGCAATATTTGCGCTGGTCATCCCTTGACCCTACACATTGAATCCAGGCAACCTTTTTTGGCTCCTTTTTATCTGAAGGTCGCTGGACATGACCGGCTGTAGGTCCTGAAGCAGAAAGATACCTCTCAAACTCAAGGCTGGTTACCACATTAGGATAATATCCGTAGCCGTACTCTTCCCGCACCTGTGCTGGGATAGTTTCAAAGCCTGGTGCAAGAACGATACCACCAACATTAATCTCAATCCTCTCCTCAGACTGACTAAAATCTATTGCCCGAGCATCACAAAATTTTTCACATAGACCGCATTTTTTATCTTTAGCCAGCCGAAGAC
Protein-coding sequences here:
- a CDS encoding FAD-dependent oxidoreductase; amino-acid sequence: MVIGGGIAGMQASLDLTDAGFKVYLVEDSPAIGGRMAQLDKTFPTNDCSMCIMSPRLVDVAANLNIELLTLSEVTEISGESGNFMVTVQKRPRYVNEERCTGCGTCATKCPVKVPDEFNLGAATRKAIYVKYPQAVPLKYAIDNKNCLRLAKDKKCGLCEKFCDARAIDFSQSEERIEINVGGIVLAPGFETIPAQVREEYGYGYYPNVVTSLEFERYLSASGPTAGHVQRPSDKKEPKKVAWIQCVGSRDDQRKYCSSVCCMYATKEAIIAKDHSHGLEPTIFFMDIRAYGKGFDAYYERAKNEYGVRYIRCMVSTVKEDPNTHNLTIRYVAENGDLVDEEFEMVVLSVGLKPGAKLQELANNLGVDLNQYGFCGTSTFNPITTTKPGVYVCGASSEPKDIPETVMQASGAAACVGELLGEVRGSEIIHKEYPPEIDVRGQEPRIGVFVCRCGINIAGVVDVPQVVEYAKGLPNVVCAEEKIYVCSQDSQALIREKIREHNLNRVVVASCTPRTHERLFQDTIRDAGLNKYLFEMANIRDQCSWVHGSNPPSATKKAKELVRMAVGRAVLLEPLYTTKMAVTRRALVIGGGLSGMVSAQSLAEQGFETELVEREAELGGNMRHVHWTYNGSDPQAYLKSLIEKVQAHKLIKVHLGSEIVSISGHVGHFKSRIANCELRIEKEIEHGVVIVATGGVESKPTEYLYGEDERVITQ